In Prevotella sp. oral taxon 475, one DNA window encodes the following:
- a CDS encoding SDR family NAD(P)-dependent oxidoreductase, giving the protein MNYLVTGCSRGVGLEICRVLLQQGHTVYGIARSFSEEFQKLQGEYQDRLYFKSVDLSDSDNVRQSIFKDFVLNKVRLHGFVNNAAIAYDDIVTNLNLAKLQAMYAVNVFTPMMITKYAIRNMLLHHTRGCIVHISSISAHTGYKGLAMYASSKGALEAFSKDTAREWGELGIRSNIVVPGFMETSMSSTLTEEQKDRIYKRTSLKKATSINSVAETVAFILSDKAQSITGQNIHVDSGTI; this is encoded by the coding sequence ATGAACTATTTAGTAACAGGTTGCTCCCGCGGCGTCGGGCTCGAGATATGCAGAGTTCTTCTACAACAAGGTCATACCGTTTACGGTATTGCCCGCAGTTTCAGCGAAGAGTTTCAGAAGCTGCAAGGAGAATACCAAGACCGTCTATATTTCAAAAGCGTAGACTTGTCGGACTCCGATAACGTTAGGCAATCTATTTTTAAAGACTTCGTATTGAACAAAGTGCGCTTACACGGCTTCGTGAATAACGCCGCCATCGCTTACGACGACATTGTAACCAATCTGAACCTCGCAAAACTTCAAGCGATGTATGCCGTCAACGTGTTCACGCCGATGATGATAACCAAATATGCCATTCGCAATATGCTGCTGCATCACACCCGAGGCTGCATTGTTCACATCTCGTCCATCAGTGCCCACACCGGCTATAAAGGTCTGGCCATGTATGCCTCATCGAAGGGAGCTTTGGAGGCTTTCTCAAAAGACACGGCAAGAGAATGGGGCGAGCTCGGCATCAGAAGCAATATCGTGGTTCCCGGCTTCATGGAAACAAGCATGAGTTCCACACTAACCGAAGAGCAAAAAGACAGAATATACAAGCGCACTTCACTCAAAAAAGCGACTTCGATTAACTCTGTTGCCGAAACAGTGGCCTTTATCCTGAGCGATAAAGCGCAAAGCATCACAGGGCAGAACATACACGTAGATTCCGGAACAATTTAA
- a CDS encoding fatty acid--CoA ligase family protein produces MAMFLYDREREYSYAMLLEEIQLHKEYYPYHKADTLFAFFANLVKAIATNQPLVLLDSDLSISEMSGIDPMLINKSVALPKYSFKHIDELITAMQKSTSTITIFTSGTTGQPKQVVHSIDTLTRSVRTGDKYRNQVWGYAYNPTHMAGLQVFFQAFENKNTLVDVFNDSRKEVYRKIAEYGITHISATPTFYRLLLPVEKEYPSVVRVTLGGEKSDTHLHEEIHRIFPQAKINNVYASTEAGTLFAAKGEYFQIPERNRSLFRVVDDELLIHRSLLGQSNSFAFDGDYYHSGDLIEWVDEAAGLFKFKSRKNELINVGGYKVNPQEVEEVINSIQGVRQSLVYGKANAILGNVLCAELQLDEESQLTELDIRQQLQSRLQDFKIPRRIKFVETFSLTRTGKLKR; encoded by the coding sequence ATGGCAATGTTCCTTTATGACAGAGAAAGAGAGTATTCGTATGCTATGCTGCTGGAGGAGATTCAGCTACACAAGGAATACTATCCCTATCATAAGGCCGATACACTCTTCGCGTTCTTCGCAAATCTGGTAAAGGCAATTGCTACGAACCAGCCTTTGGTGCTGTTGGATTCCGATCTGTCGATTTCTGAAATGTCGGGCATAGACCCCATGCTTATCAATAAGTCGGTGGCACTGCCCAAATACTCTTTTAAGCATATCGACGAGCTTATAACGGCTATGCAGAAATCTACTTCCACGATTACGATTTTCACATCGGGGACAACCGGACAGCCGAAACAAGTGGTTCATTCCATCGACACGCTCACACGCTCGGTTCGCACAGGCGATAAATATCGGAATCAGGTGTGGGGCTATGCCTATAATCCCACTCACATGGCCGGCTTACAGGTGTTCTTTCAGGCTTTCGAGAATAAGAACACACTGGTTGATGTGTTCAACGACAGTCGGAAAGAAGTGTATCGAAAGATTGCCGAGTATGGTATTACCCACATCTCAGCCACCCCCACATTCTATCGTTTATTGCTGCCTGTTGAGAAGGAATATCCATCGGTTGTTCGTGTTACGCTGGGAGGCGAGAAGTCGGATACGCATTTGCACGAAGAGATACATAGGATATTCCCCCAAGCAAAGATTAACAACGTGTATGCTTCCACCGAAGCCGGCACGTTGTTCGCAGCTAAAGGCGAATATTTTCAGATACCGGAAAGGAATAGAAGCCTGTTCCGAGTGGTAGACGACGAGTTGTTGATTCATCGTTCCTTATTAGGCCAATCAAATAGTTTCGCTTTCGATGGCGACTATTATCATTCGGGCGACCTGATAGAATGGGTGGATGAAGCTGCCGGGCTATTCAAATTCAAAAGCCGAAAGAACGAACTCATCAACGTTGGAGGCTACAAGGTAAATCCACAAGAGGTTGAAGAGGTGATCAACAGTATTCAAGGCGTGCGTCAATCCTTGGTATATGGTAAAGCCAACGCCATACTTGGCAACGTTCTTTGCGCAGAACTGCAATTGGATGAAGAGTCGCAGCTCACGGAATTAGACATAAGACAACAGCTGCAAAGCAGATTGCAGGATTTCAAGATTCCCCGCAGAATCAAGTTTGTAGAAACCTTTTCGTTAACGCGGACTGGCAAACTAAAACGATAG
- a CDS encoding acyl carrier protein, whose amino-acid sequence MEEKVLEIINEIRAVKGLELLQEIHEGDNLRDDLGLTSFDLAELTVKIEDAFDIDIFEDGLVNTVSEVYTKLQK is encoded by the coding sequence ATGGAAGAAAAAGTATTAGAAATTATCAATGAAATACGAGCAGTAAAAGGGTTAGAACTGCTACAGGAAATTCACGAAGGAGATAATCTTCGCGATGACCTTGGCCTAACATCCTTCGACTTAGCAGAACTGACAGTGAAGATAGAAGATGCTTTCGATATTGACATCTTTGAAGACGGACTTGTGAACACTGTTTCAGAGGTCTATACTAAGCTACAGAAGTAA
- a CDS encoding SDR family NAD(P)-dependent oxidoreductase, translating into MMSNYNPFSLEGKTILVTGASSGIGKATAIECSKLGAKVIAMARNKERLEETMSELSGEGHKMFLCDLTDSKAMAEMVSQLPVIHGLVNNAGIVESRPVNFIKEERLKSILQINTIAPIMLLKNLLKEKKILNRSSIVFTSSIAGIGYVSLGNSMYATSKGAISTFIAGAAKELGNKNIRVNAVCPGMVETELINTGALTTEQLDKDKAMYPLKRYGQPNEIAWAVIYLLSNASNWVTGINLVIDGGITLI; encoded by the coding sequence ATGATGAGCAATTACAATCCATTCTCTTTAGAGGGAAAAACCATCCTCGTTACAGGAGCTTCGTCTGGCATAGGCAAAGCCACAGCGATAGAATGTTCTAAATTAGGAGCAAAGGTGATCGCTATGGCAAGGAACAAGGAGAGACTTGAAGAGACGATGAGCGAATTGTCGGGCGAAGGGCACAAAATGTTCTTGTGTGACTTGACTGACTCCAAAGCTATGGCAGAGATGGTTTCTCAACTCCCCGTTATTCATGGACTCGTGAATAATGCTGGGATTGTTGAATCGCGGCCGGTTAATTTCATTAAGGAAGAGAGGTTAAAAAGCATTCTGCAAATTAATACGATTGCTCCTATTATGCTCCTAAAAAATCTCCTAAAGGAGAAGAAGATACTCAATAGATCCTCTATCGTATTCACAAGTTCTATCGCAGGTATTGGGTATGTCTCTTTAGGAAATTCTATGTATGCTACAAGTAAAGGGGCTATAAGCACATTTATTGCAGGGGCAGCTAAAGAGTTGGGAAATAAAAATATTAGAGTAAATGCGGTTTGTCCAGGGATGGTCGAGACAGAACTTATTAATACAGGTGCACTTACAACAGAACAATTAGATAAGGATAAGGCGATGTACCCATTAAAACGATACGGACAACCGAACGAGATTGCATGGGCTGTTATTTATTTATTATCCAATGCTTCCAATTGGGTTACAGGTATCAATTTGGTTATTGATGGAGGGATAACTTTAATCTAA
- a CDS encoding 3-oxoacyl-ACP synthase III family protein: MAFIEIKNVRLSGLSAGVPKNIMSNLYPNDKDNISTDYTPEAFVETTGVKERRISSSLTTSDLCYEAAERLITDLKWEKKDIDMLIFLSQTPDYILPATSCILQDRLGLSKECYAEDISLGCSGWVYGLSTIASLLSTGSMKKALLLVGDAKPIAEGPLDPLFGHAGTVTALEYAEGAKGFQFHFGTDGSGYDAIITPDGGSRNQITAQSLEYEDVEGKKLNRLQTRMKGMDVFVFGMGTAAKSVKKLAEHFSFDYQTADYYVFHQANMKMNTMIIKKLGIDPAKVPSCMYEFGNTSSASIPLTMVTQLKGKIENRPTKFICCGFGVGLSWGTVAFSTEQVVVSNLVEV; this comes from the coding sequence ATGGCATTTATAGAGATAAAGAACGTAAGGCTGTCTGGTCTTTCAGCGGGTGTGCCTAAAAATATTATGAGCAATCTTTATCCAAATGATAAAGATAATATTTCCACTGATTACACGCCTGAGGCCTTTGTAGAAACAACTGGTGTAAAAGAACGTAGGATATCCTCATCTCTAACTACTTCAGACTTATGCTATGAAGCAGCAGAAAGATTGATTACGGATTTGAAATGGGAGAAAAAGGATATAGACATGCTGATATTCCTTTCTCAAACACCAGACTACATACTGCCCGCCACTTCTTGCATACTGCAGGACAGGCTGGGCTTGAGTAAGGAATGTTATGCTGAAGATATTTCTTTAGGGTGTTCCGGTTGGGTCTATGGGCTCAGCACCATAGCCTCTTTACTCTCTACAGGGAGTATGAAAAAGGCGTTATTATTAGTAGGAGACGCTAAGCCTATAGCAGAAGGACCTCTTGATCCTCTCTTCGGGCATGCTGGAACCGTAACCGCACTGGAATATGCTGAAGGGGCTAAAGGGTTTCAATTCCATTTTGGGACAGATGGTTCTGGCTATGATGCTATTATCACGCCTGATGGTGGCAGTAGGAACCAGATAACAGCACAGTCCTTGGAGTATGAAGACGTAGAAGGGAAAAAGCTAAACAGACTACAGACGCGAATGAAAGGCATGGATGTCTTTGTCTTCGGCATGGGTACCGCAGCCAAATCGGTAAAGAAATTGGCTGAACATTTTAGCTTTGATTACCAAACAGCCGATTATTACGTCTTCCATCAAGCCAATATGAAGATGAATACGATGATTATAAAAAAGCTGGGTATAGACCCGGCAAAGGTTCCATCGTGCATGTATGAATTCGGCAATACTTCTTCCGCCTCTATACCCTTAACAATGGTAACGCAGTTAAAGGGAAAAATAGAAAACCGACCGACAAAATTTATCTGCTGTGGCTTCGGAGTAGGTCTGTCATGGGGAACGGTTGCGTTTTCTACAGAACAGGTTGTTGTATCCAACTTAGTTGAAGTATGA
- a CDS encoding acyl carrier protein: MELKDFIENFAAQFDDTDASAFKAETVFKELDEWSSLVALSIIAMIDEEYDVTVKGDDIKGSNTIEDLFNIVKSRG; encoded by the coding sequence ATGGAATTAAAAGATTTTATTGAGAATTTTGCAGCACAGTTTGATGATACTGATGCGAGTGCATTTAAAGCAGAGACCGTATTCAAAGAGCTTGATGAATGGTCGTCCTTAGTTGCGTTGTCAATCATAGCAATGATTGATGAAGAATACGACGTGACCGTGAAAGGAGATGACATCAAGGGTAGCAATACGATAGAAGACCTATTTAATATCGTAAAATCAAGAGGTTAA
- a CDS encoding acetyltransferase: MKNLLIIGARGFGREIFSTTKFCRGYNEEFIVKGFLDSKSDALDGLGDYPPIIDSVEHYQPQPDDVFICALGDVHYKKKYTDIILQKGGTFINLIHKQAYVSDFTKIGYGCIIFKDVSLSNNATVGNFVTLQQYVTTGHDMVMGDYCEIESFAFIGGYATIGDFVTIHTGAIITPHQKVDNHAIVGAGAVVIRRVKENTTVFGNPAIRLKF, from the coding sequence ATGAAGAACTTATTAATTATAGGTGCAAGAGGATTTGGACGAGAGATATTCTCTACAACAAAATTTTGTAGAGGATATAATGAAGAATTCATTGTAAAAGGTTTCTTGGATAGCAAATCAGATGCTTTAGATGGGTTGGGGGATTATCCTCCTATTATTGACAGTGTGGAGCATTATCAACCACAGCCCGACGATGTCTTTATCTGTGCATTGGGGGACGTACATTATAAGAAGAAATATACCGATATAATTCTTCAAAAGGGAGGAACATTTATCAATCTAATACATAAACAGGCTTATGTCTCTGACTTTACAAAGATTGGATACGGCTGTATTATTTTTAAGGATGTCAGTCTTTCGAATAATGCGACAGTTGGCAATTTCGTGACACTGCAACAGTATGTTACAACGGGACATGACATGGTGATGGGTGATTATTGCGAGATAGAATCCTTCGCATTCATTGGAGGCTATGCTACTATCGGAGATTTTGTTACCATCCATACAGGAGCGATTATTACCCCTCATCAAAAGGTTGATAACCATGCAATCGTAGGAGCTGGTGCTGTCGTTATACGGCGAGTTAAAGAAAATACTACCGTATTTGGGAATCCTGCAATACGACTAAAGTTTTAA
- a CDS encoding DegT/DnrJ/EryC1/StrS aminotransferase family protein codes for MDKKIITVTAPLLPDLEEFNVLLKEIWDSKWITNNGSFHQRLEKALCEYLKVPYISLFTNGTLPLITAFQALHITGEVITTPYSFVATTHALWWNGIKPVFVDINPRTGNIDPNKIEAAITPRTTAILPVHVYGKPCDVGAIQSIADKYGLRVIYDAAHAFGVEVNGQSIINAGDVATLSFHATKVYNTIEGGALVMHDEKTKKRIDYLKNFGFASETEVVAPGINSKMDEVRSAYGLLNLRQVDAAIEARQKVAMAYRKALRNVEGISFWDDIPGVRHNYSYFPIFVDAERYGMTRDELYFKMKDRNVWGRRYFYPLISEFSTYRGLESANPANLPQATKMANSVICLPMHHALSEEDIQRTIDCIAK; via the coding sequence ATGGATAAGAAGATTATAACAGTTACCGCTCCGCTGCTCCCTGATTTGGAAGAGTTCAACGTTCTCTTAAAAGAGATATGGGATAGCAAGTGGATTACGAACAACGGATCGTTTCATCAGCGGTTGGAAAAAGCTCTTTGCGAATATCTGAAAGTGCCATATATCAGTCTGTTTACCAATGGTACGCTGCCTCTGATAACGGCTTTCCAAGCTCTGCATATCACAGGTGAGGTGATAACAACTCCCTATAGTTTTGTTGCAACGACACATGCCCTGTGGTGGAACGGTATAAAACCCGTGTTTGTGGATATTAATCCGCGTACAGGAAACATTGATCCCAATAAGATAGAGGCCGCCATAACACCCCGTACCACAGCTATTCTGCCGGTGCATGTATATGGTAAGCCATGCGATGTGGGGGCCATTCAGAGTATTGCCGACAAATATGGGCTAAGGGTTATCTACGATGCAGCACACGCCTTTGGCGTGGAGGTGAATGGTCAAAGTATCATTAATGCGGGAGATGTGGCTACATTGAGTTTTCATGCTACTAAGGTTTATAACACCATTGAAGGTGGTGCGTTGGTGATGCACGATGAAAAGACAAAGAAACGCATTGACTATCTGAAGAATTTTGGCTTCGCCAGTGAGACAGAAGTGGTAGCTCCCGGCATCAATAGTAAGATGGATGAGGTGCGGTCTGCATACGGATTGCTCAACCTTAGGCAAGTGGATGCCGCCATTGAGGCAAGACAGAAGGTGGCAATGGCCTATCGTAAGGCACTGCGTAACGTAGAAGGTATATCCTTCTGGGATGATATACCCGGCGTAAGACATAACTACAGTTACTTCCCCATCTTTGTGGATGCAGAGAGATATGGTATGACCCGCGATGAGTTATACTTCAAGATGAAGGATAGAAATGTGTGGGGACGCCGTTATTTCTATCCTCTCATCAGCGAGTTCTCCACCTACCGTGGATTAGAGAGTGCCAATCCTGCCAATCTTCCGCAAGCCACAAAGATGGCAAACAGCGTAATCTGTTTGCCGATGCATCACGCGTTGAGCGAAGAAGACATCCAAAGAACCATTGATTGTATTGCAAAATGA